A part of Ziziphus jujuba cultivar Dongzao chromosome 8, ASM3175591v1 genomic DNA contains:
- the LOC107406389 gene encoding aquaporin PIP1-2, whose amino-acid sequence MEGKEEDVKLGANKYRETQPIGTAAQSQDDSKDYKEPPPAPLIEPGELTSWSFYRAGIAEFVATFLFLYITVLTVMGVFKDPTKCTTVGIQGIAWAFGGMIFALVYCTAGISGGHINPAVTFGLFLARKLSLPRALFYMVMQTLGAICGAGVVKGFYGDRYDQLGGGANSVNPGYTKGDGLGAEIVGTFVLVYTVFSATDAKRNARDSHVPILAPLPIGFAVFLVHLATIPITGTGINPARSLGAAIIFNKERSWDHHWIFWVGPFIGAALAALYHQVVIRAIPFKSK is encoded by the exons atggagggtAAGGAAGAAGATGTTAAATTGGGAGCCAACAAGTATAGAGAGACGCAGCCGATTGGAACGGCGGCTCAGAGCCAAGATGACAGCAAGGACTACAAAGAGCCGCCTCCGGCGCCGCTGATTGAGCCAGGTGAGCTGACTTCATGGTCTTTTTACAGAGCTGGTATCGCCGAGTTCGTTGCCACGTTTCTCTTCCTGTACATCACCGTTTTAACGGTGATGGGAGTGTTCAAAGATCCAACGAAGTGTACAACGGTCGGGATTCAAGGGATCGCTTGGGCATTTGGAGGCATGATCTTCGCCCTCGTTTATTGTACCGCCGGTATCTCAG GTGGTCATATAAACCCAGCAGTGACCTTCGGGCTGTTCCTGGCGAGGAAGCTTTCACTGCCGAGAGCATTGTTTTACATGGTGATGCAGACGCTTGGTGCAATTTGTGGCGCTGGTGTAGTGAAAGGGTTTTATGGTGACCGGTACGACCAACTTGGCGGTGGAGCTAACTCCGTTAACCCTGGTTACACCAAAGGTGACGGTCTTGGGGCTGAGATCGTGGGAACTTTCGTCCTCGTTTACACTGTTTTCTCTGCAACTGATGCTAAACGTAACGCCAGAGACTCCCATGTCCCT ATTTTGGCACCTTTGCCAATTGGGTTCGCTGTGTTTTTGGTTCACTTGGCCACAATCCCCATAACCGGAACCGGTATTAACCCAGCTAGGAGTCTCGGTGCTGCAATCATCTTCAATAAGGAAAGGTCCTGGGATCATCAC TGGATTTTCTGGGTGGGACCATTTATTGGTGCGGCACTTGCGGCTCTATACCACCAAGTCGTGATCAGAGCCATCCCTTTCAAATCAAAGTGA
- the LOC107407955 gene encoding glycosylinositol phosphorylceramide mannosyl transferase 1: protein MRGSLFFNRRMVLRCRQIAISTVGSMKIKILLSCCIGFTLFALASRASDYMGWTNPNASVSRLDDPRKGYAIVMNTWKRYDLLKQSISHYTTCDRLNSIHIVWSEPNPPSDDLKKFFDNLIQSKARNGRQLELKFEINTEDSLNNRFKEIKDLKTDAIFSIDDDIIFPCNSVEFAFKVWQSAPDTMVGFVPRVHWVDKTKGTLDSYEYGGWWSVWWTGTYSMILSKAAFFHKKYLSLYTEKMPASIKEYITKNRNCEDIAMSFLVANATGAPPIWVKGKIFEIGSTGISSLGGHIDKRTQCVNRFVAEFGRMPLQSTNMKAVDSRKTWFW from the exons ATGAGGGGGAGCTTGTTTTTTAACCGTAGGATGGTACTGAGGTGTCGACAAATCGCGATCTCGACCGTTGGATCAATGAAGATCAAGATTCTCCTCAGCTGTTGCATCGGCTTCACGCTCTTCGCGCTCGCTAGCCGTGCTTCGGATTACATGGGTTGGACCAATCCCAATGCTTCTGTCAGTCGGCTTGATGATCCACG GAAAGGATATGCTATTGTAATGAATACATGGAAGAGATATGATCTTTTGAAGCAGTCGATTTCTCACTATACTACATGTGACCGGCTCAACTCGATACACATTGTGTGGAGTGAGCCTAATCCTCCATCAGATGATCTTAAAAAGTTTTTTGATAACCTTATACAGTCCAAAGCAAGGAATGGGCGACAACTTGAGTTGAAGTTTGAAATCAATACAGAAGACAGCTTGAACAACAGATTTAAAGAAATTAAGGATTTGAAAACGGATGCCATTTTTTCTATTGATGATGACATTATATTTCCATGCAATTCAGTAGAATTTGCTTTTAAGGTTTGGCAAAGTGCACCAGACACAATGGTTGGATTTGTACCCCGTGTTCATTGGGTTGATAAAACG AAAGGCACTTTGGATAGCTACGAATATGGTGGATGGTGGTCTGTATGGTGGACAGGCACTTACAGTATGATCCTTTCCAAGGCAGCCTTCTTCCATAAGAAGTATCTAAGTCTTTATACTGAAAAAATGCCGGCTtcaataaaagaatatattacCAAGAATAG GAACTGTGAAGATATTGCGATGTCATTTCTTGTAGCAAATGCTACTGGTGCTCCTCCTATCTGGGTGAAAG GTAAAATATTTGAGATTGGTTCAACGGGAATCAGTAGCTTGGGAGGTCATATTGACAAAAGAACCCAGTGCGTTAATAGATTTGTTGCGGAGTTTGGGCGAATGCCTTTGCAATCTACAAATATGAAGGCTGTCGATAGCCGGAAAACCTGGTTTTGGTGA
- the LOC107413776 gene encoding uncharacterized protein LOC107413776, with amino-acid sequence MGMRAVIAPRNCLNLQHIVPQNYLHYNASSKPASAISFPSKPSERDGVLVYGFLGCPSAFSWSGHFKVPSDKQACNANSSGGFYDDELSNQTEELLQNFDNEDDNASTSSKISMNSTYKESKNWERRSFPSMEVDILQPSMLGIQRDPPDWPERREIVRFLSIEIKANSVELPLSIRMIKRKRKQFEESLREAGEFTCCSVNKAFSSMVFIVRELQSYALSIRGSLNGEDLEEIIGKVQREINASFLWLFQQVFSRTPSLMIYVVVLVANFSVYSMADNAVVAATPLPALTESFLDEVSENETLFTVDHSNGSKSGGGGDKVNPTASGTEGGDRILGRSSIPIQYPKNIVQGEMYGDWFAMELIISSEEEMSLWESMVEEASRMKAELKDEALDQETMHRLVAPVYVEIEADDRDLYFRTDLSYQIGLLQDPDNPLLLFNYAQFLYLVVHDHDRAEDCFRRAVQVDQPDALALSQYAEFLWMVRKDYWGAEERYLEAMAAEPKNRYHASKYANFLWNTGGRDTCFPLDNDDNYDKDYNA; translated from the exons ATGGGAATGAGAGCTGTAATTGCACCAAGGAATTGCCTGAACTTGCAGCACATAGTCcctcaaaattatttacattaTAATGCTTCTTCAAAACCAGCTTCTGcaatttcttttccttcaaaACCCAGTGAAAGAGATGGAGTACTGGTTTATGGATTCCTTGGTTGTCCTTCAGCATTTTCATGGTCTGGTCATTTCAAAGTTCCTAGTGACAAACAAGCCTGCAATGCCAATTCTTCTGGTGGGTTCTACGATGATGAATTATCAAATCAGACAGAAGAattacttcaaaattttgacaatGAAGATGACAATGCAAGCACATCATCGAAAATCTCCATGAATTCCACGtacaaagaaagcaaaaattggGAAAGAAGAAGTTTTCCGAGCATGGAGGTTGATATTTTACAGCCTTCAATGCTTGGCATTCAGCGTGACCCACCAGATTGGCCTGAAAGAAGAGAAATAGTTAGGTTTCTGAGCATTGAAATTAAAGCAAATAGCGTTGAACTTCCTCTATCCATTAGGATGATAAAGAGGAAGCGAAAACAATTTGAGGAAAGTTTGAGAGAAGCAGGGGAGTTCACCTGCTGTTCTGTAAACAAGGCCTTCTCTTCCATGGTGTTCATCGTCCGCGAACTTCAAAGCTACGCGTTGAGTATAAGAGGAAGTCTTAACGGTGAAGATTTGGAAGAGATCATAGGAAAAGTGCAGAGAGAAATCAACGCCTCATTTCTTTGGCTGTTTCAACAGGTGTTTTCTCGAACACCATCTCTAATGATCTATGTCGTCGTCCTCGTAGCTAATTTCAGTGTGTATTCCATGGCCGACAACGCTGTTGTTGCAGCGACTCCATTGCCAGCTTTGACTGAGTCTTTTCTTGATGAAGTATCAGAAAATGAAACATTGTTTACAGTGGATCACTCCAATGGAAGCAAAAGTGGCGGCGGTGGGGACAAAGTTAATCCAACTGCAAGTGGGACCGAAGGCGGGGACAGGATCTTGGGGAGATCATCAATTCCAATCCAATATCCAAAAAATATTGTTCAGGGTGAGATGTACGGTGATTGGTTTGCGATGGAGTTGATCATCAGCAGTGAAGAGGAGATGAGTTTGTGGGAATCAATGGTAGAGGAAGCTTCAAGAATGAAGGCAGAGTTGAAGGACGAGGCTCTTGATCAAGAAACAATGCATAGACTGGTGGCCCCAGTGTACGTGGAGATTGAAGCTGATGATCGCGATCTTTACTTCAGAACAGATCTTTCATACCAGATTGGTTTACTTCAAGATCCTGATAATCCTCTTCTTCTATTTAACTATGCACAATTTCTCTACCTTGTAGTTCATGACCATGACAG GGCAGAGGATTGCTTTAGAAGAGCCGTGCAGGTGGATCAACCAGATGCTTTAGCTTTGAGCCAATATGCAGAGTTTTTGTGGATGGTCAGGAAAGATTATTGGGGCGCAGAAGAGCGATACCTGGAAGCTATGGCTGCCGAGCCAAAAAACAGGTATCATGCTTCCAAGTATGCCAACTTCCTATGGAACACTGGTGGCAGAGACACTTGCTTCCCTCTTGATAATGACGACAACTATGATAAAGATTACAATGCGTAA